The proteins below are encoded in one region of Streptomyces sp. NBC_00490:
- a CDS encoding GH1 family beta-glucosidase yields MSTATRRVAPAPENIAVRTFPQGFTWGTATAAYQIEGAASADGRTPSIWDTYSHTPGRVRNGDTGDVATDHYHRWREDVEIMADLGVSAYRFSLSWPRVQPTGRGPAVEKGLDFYRALTDALLEKGIEPVVTLYHWDLPQELEDAGGWPERATADRFADYATLAAHALGDRVKTWITLNEPWCSAFLGYGSGVHAPGRTDPVAALRAAHHLNLAHGKAVQALRAELPARAQASITLNIHHVRSLTEAAEDLDAARRIDALANRVFTGPLLEGQYPQDLLRDTAHLTDWSFLRDGDTAAIHQPLDFLGVNYYTPTLVSAARGEASHGSDGHGASEHSPWPGADNVAFHRPPGNTTAMGWAVDPSGLYDLLTRLKADFPAMPLVITENGAAFDDYVNPEGEVADPERIAYLHGHLSAVHRALVAGVDVRGYFLWSLLDNFEWGYGYSKRFGAVYVDYPTGKRIPKSSARWYADVVRTHSLPPESDGNR; encoded by the coding sequence GTGAGCACCGCAACCCGACGCGTCGCGCCCGCCCCGGAGAACATCGCCGTCCGCACCTTTCCGCAGGGATTCACCTGGGGCACTGCGACCGCCGCGTACCAGATCGAGGGCGCCGCCTCCGCGGACGGACGCACTCCTTCGATCTGGGACACCTACTCGCACACGCCCGGCAGGGTGCGCAACGGTGACACCGGTGACGTCGCCACCGACCACTACCACCGCTGGCGCGAGGACGTCGAGATCATGGCCGACCTCGGAGTGAGCGCCTACCGGTTCTCCCTGTCGTGGCCGCGCGTGCAGCCGACCGGCCGCGGTCCGGCCGTCGAGAAGGGGCTCGACTTCTATCGCGCCCTGACCGACGCACTGCTGGAAAAGGGCATCGAACCGGTCGTCACGCTGTACCACTGGGACCTGCCGCAGGAGTTGGAGGACGCCGGCGGCTGGCCGGAGCGCGCCACCGCCGACCGGTTCGCCGACTACGCGACCCTGGCGGCACATGCGCTGGGAGACCGGGTGAAGACCTGGATCACCCTCAACGAGCCCTGGTGCAGCGCCTTCCTCGGATACGGCTCAGGTGTCCATGCGCCCGGGCGCACCGACCCGGTCGCGGCCCTGCGCGCGGCGCACCATCTCAACCTCGCCCACGGCAAGGCCGTACAGGCTCTGCGCGCCGAACTGCCCGCCCGCGCACAGGCGTCCATCACGCTCAATATCCATCACGTCCGCTCCCTGACCGAGGCAGCCGAGGACCTCGACGCGGCCCGGCGGATCGATGCACTGGCCAACCGTGTCTTCACCGGCCCGCTGCTGGAAGGCCAATACCCCCAGGACCTCCTCCGGGACACGGCGCATCTGACCGACTGGTCCTTCCTACGGGACGGCGACACCGCCGCCATCCACCAGCCGCTGGACTTCCTGGGCGTCAACTACTACACACCCACACTCGTGTCCGCCGCCCGGGGCGAGGCCAGCCATGGTTCCGACGGCCACGGCGCGAGCGAGCACAGCCCCTGGCCGGGCGCCGACAACGTCGCCTTCCACCGGCCGCCGGGCAACACCACCGCGATGGGATGGGCGGTCGACCCCAGTGGTCTGTACGACCTGTTGACGCGTCTCAAGGCGGACTTCCCCGCGATGCCTCTGGTGATCACCGAGAACGGGGCCGCGTTCGACGACTACGTGAACCCGGAAGGCGAGGTGGCCGACCCCGAGCGCATCGCCTACCTCCACGGCCACCTGTCAGCCGTGCACCGGGCGCTCGTGGCCGGCGTCGACGTCCGGGGCTACTTCCTGTGGTCTCTGCTGGACAACTTCGAGTGGGGTTACGGCTACAGCAAGCGCTTCGGTGCCGTCTACGTCGACTACCCGACCGGCAAGCGCATCCCCAAGTCCAGCGCGCGGTGGTACGCCGACGTGGTCCGCACCCACAGCCTGCCGCCGGAAAGCGACGGGAACCGGTGA
- a CDS encoding carbohydrate ABC transporter permease → MTTDSIPVQTTDPRPGLAKKARKDTSSGGRRRRLFRHPGAGRQHHAGPVAYILLGIAALFSLFPLYWTMVAASTDNTRVTQTPPPFLPGPHLLENLGKAWQDAALGKAMLNSLIVAGVIALSTVLFATLAGFAFAKLRFKGRNILLMLVIGTMMVPPQLGVVPLFMMMTELGWGQKLPAVIFPTLVSAVGVFFMRQYLSEALPDELVEAGRVDGAHSLRIFWSIVLPIARPPMAVLFMITFVHAWNDFFWPFIVLDMTNPTVPVALTQLSAGYVRDQSLIMAGALLGTLPLLALFVVFGRQIVGGIMQGAVKG, encoded by the coding sequence ATGACCACAGACAGCATCCCGGTCCAGACGACGGACCCGCGCCCCGGGCTCGCGAAGAAGGCCCGGAAGGACACCTCGTCCGGCGGACGGCGCCGCCGGTTGTTCCGGCACCCGGGCGCCGGACGACAGCACCACGCGGGTCCCGTCGCCTACATCCTGCTGGGAATCGCGGCGCTGTTCTCCCTGTTCCCGCTCTACTGGACGATGGTGGCGGCCTCGACCGACAACACACGCGTCACCCAGACGCCTCCGCCGTTCCTGCCCGGACCCCACCTGCTGGAGAACCTCGGCAAGGCCTGGCAGGACGCCGCGCTGGGCAAGGCCATGCTCAACAGCCTGATCGTGGCCGGCGTGATCGCCCTGTCCACGGTCCTGTTCGCCACCCTCGCCGGCTTCGCGTTCGCCAAACTCCGCTTCAAGGGCCGCAACATCCTGCTGATGCTCGTGATCGGCACGATGATGGTGCCGCCGCAACTGGGCGTCGTACCGCTGTTCATGATGATGACGGAACTGGGCTGGGGCCAGAAGCTGCCCGCAGTCATCTTCCCCACCCTCGTCAGCGCCGTCGGCGTGTTCTTCATGCGGCAGTACCTGTCCGAAGCCCTGCCCGACGAACTCGTCGAGGCCGGACGGGTGGACGGTGCGCACTCCCTGCGCATCTTCTGGAGCATCGTGCTGCCGATCGCCCGGCCTCCCATGGCCGTGCTGTTCATGATCACGTTCGTGCACGCCTGGAACGACTTCTTCTGGCCCTTCATCGTGCTCGACATGACCAATCCGACGGTGCCCGTCGCCCTCACCCAGCTCAGCGCCGGATACGTGCGCGACCAGTCGCTGATCATGGCGGGCGCGCTGCTCGGCACGCTGCCTCTGCTCGCCCTGTTCGTCGTCTTCGGCCGTCAGATCGTCGGCGGAATCATGCAGGGGGCGGTCAAGGGGTGA
- a CDS encoding carbohydrate ABC transporter permease → MGRRAPARLSPLQEGRLPVAISTSTPPDGAPGIGAERQRRRTLLHRLDVRGAPYAFVAPFFIVFAAFSFYPLIYTSWISLHRVELSTLNLMEWVGFDNYTALWDDDRFWNALLNTFTIGVLSTVPQLLMALGLAHLLNYQLRGSTFFRVAALTPYATSVGAAALVFTMLFERDFGMINWMLSLVGVDNLDWENNKWAAQTAISSIVIWRWTGYNALLYLAAMQAIPRDRYEAAAIDGASRWQQFLKITVPGIRSTIVFTIVLSTIGATQLFGEPLIFGQGPNGITGGADNQYQTLGLLLYEEGWKNYQMGRAATVAWAMFLLLIVMFVVQRIVKRVLARKA, encoded by the coding sequence ATGGGTCGCCGGGCCCCTGCCCGCCTCTCCCCCCTCCAGGAAGGACGCCTTCCGGTGGCCATCTCCACCTCGACACCCCCCGACGGTGCGCCCGGCATCGGCGCGGAGCGTCAGCGGCGCCGTACGCTGCTGCACCGCCTCGACGTCCGGGGCGCCCCGTACGCCTTCGTCGCCCCGTTCTTCATCGTGTTCGCCGCCTTCAGCTTCTACCCGCTCATCTACACCTCGTGGATCTCGCTGCACCGCGTCGAACTGTCGACCCTGAACCTCATGGAGTGGGTCGGCTTCGACAACTACACGGCGCTGTGGGACGACGACCGCTTCTGGAACGCGCTCCTCAACACCTTCACCATCGGCGTCCTGTCGACCGTGCCCCAGCTGCTGATGGCGCTCGGTCTGGCGCACCTGCTCAACTACCAGCTGCGCGGCTCCACGTTCTTCCGCGTCGCCGCCCTGACGCCGTACGCCACGTCGGTCGGTGCCGCGGCCCTCGTGTTCACGATGCTCTTCGAGCGTGACTTCGGCATGATCAACTGGATGTTGAGCCTCGTCGGTGTCGACAACCTCGACTGGGAGAACAACAAGTGGGCCGCGCAGACGGCGATTTCCTCCATCGTGATCTGGCGCTGGACGGGCTACAACGCGCTGCTCTACCTCGCGGCGATGCAGGCGATCCCGCGCGACCGCTACGAGGCCGCGGCCATCGACGGCGCGTCGCGGTGGCAACAGTTCCTGAAGATCACCGTTCCCGGCATCCGTTCCACCATCGTGTTCACCATCGTCCTGTCCACGATCGGCGCCACGCAGCTCTTCGGTGAGCCCTTGATCTTCGGCCAGGGCCCGAACGGCATCACGGGGGGCGCCGACAACCAGTACCAGACGCTGGGTCTGCTGCTGTACGAGGAGGGCTGGAAGAACTACCAGATGGGCCGGGCCGCCACGGTCGCCTGGGCGATGTTCCTGCTGCTCATTGTCATGTTCGTCGTCCAACGAATCGTCAAGCGCGTCCTGGCGCGCAAGGCCTGA
- a CDS encoding extracellular solute-binding protein: protein MDKFRRTLRTKAVAAVSLASALGLVVGCGGSDGGTGGGKKDGKVTITMGLFGVMGFKETGLLDKYMKEHPNVVIKADVAGDEQTYYTALQTHLAAGSGLKDIQGIEIGRAKELSDTQKDKFVDLAGVAGTDHFLPWKQSQVTAADKKVIGLGTDIGPMAVCYRKDLFEQAGLPTDRDEVAKLWEGDWSKYVDAGKRFKQDSKDDKVAFMDSSSGLFNAMIYGNSQQFYDKQGKLIYATNPVVQDAWKLASEAATSDLTAKLRQFQPGWDPGLANSTFASTVCPAWMLAHISEKAGPKNKGKWDVAKAPKGANWGGSFLGVMEKSPVKKEAQDLVAWLTAPEQQAYLFEKIGNFPSSQTALKMPEVVDATSDYFNGAPIGKIFGAAAQEIPDEQVLGRKDGTIKDIFSQGLTLIEAQNKSPNDAWKTTDERIEKAAG, encoded by the coding sequence ATGGACAAGTTCCGAAGGACGTTGCGTACGAAAGCCGTGGCCGCCGTGTCCCTCGCGTCGGCTCTCGGCCTGGTCGTGGGCTGCGGGGGCAGCGACGGAGGGACCGGTGGGGGCAAGAAGGACGGCAAGGTCACCATCACCATGGGGCTCTTCGGCGTCATGGGCTTCAAGGAGACCGGGCTGCTCGACAAGTACATGAAGGAACACCCGAACGTCGTCATCAAGGCGGACGTCGCGGGCGACGAACAGACCTACTACACCGCCCTGCAGACCCACTTGGCCGCAGGCAGCGGCCTCAAGGACATCCAGGGCATAGAAATTGGTCGGGCCAAGGAACTGTCCGACACCCAGAAGGACAAGTTCGTCGATCTGGCCGGCGTGGCCGGGACAGATCACTTCCTTCCGTGGAAGCAGAGCCAGGTCACCGCCGCCGACAAGAAGGTCATCGGCCTCGGCACCGACATCGGCCCGATGGCGGTCTGCTACCGCAAGGACCTCTTCGAGCAGGCCGGCCTGCCCACCGACCGCGACGAGGTCGCCAAACTGTGGGAGGGCGACTGGTCGAAGTACGTCGACGCGGGCAAGCGGTTCAAGCAGGACTCCAAGGACGACAAGGTCGCCTTCATGGACAGCTCCAGCGGGCTGTTCAACGCCATGATCTACGGCAACTCCCAGCAGTTCTACGACAAGCAGGGCAAGCTGATCTACGCCACCAACCCTGTCGTGCAGGACGCGTGGAAGCTGGCCTCCGAAGCGGCCACGTCCGATCTGACCGCCAAACTCCGCCAGTTCCAGCCCGGTTGGGACCCCGGCCTGGCCAACAGCACCTTCGCCAGCACCGTCTGCCCGGCATGGATGCTCGCGCACATCAGCGAGAAGGCGGGACCGAAGAACAAGGGCAAGTGGGACGTCGCCAAGGCACCCAAGGGCGCCAACTGGGGCGGATCGTTCCTCGGCGTGATGGAGAAGAGCCCCGTCAAGAAGGAGGCCCAGGACCTCGTCGCCTGGCTCACCGCACCCGAGCAGCAGGCCTACCTCTTCGAGAAGATCGGCAACTTCCCCTCGTCGCAGACCGCGTTGAAGATGCCCGAAGTCGTCGATGCCACCTCGGACTACTTCAACGGTGCGCCCATCGGAAAGATCTTCGGCGCAGCGGCCCAGGAGATCCCCGACGAGCAGGTCCTCGGCCGCAAGGACGGCACCATCAAGGACATCTTCTCGCAGGGTCTGACCTTGATCGAGGCCCAGAACAAGAGCCCGAACGACGCGTGGAAGACCACTGACGAGCGCATCGAGAAGGCCGCCGGCTGA
- a CDS encoding LacI family DNA-binding transcriptional regulator, protein MGERQRPTIITVAARAGVGRTTVSRVINGSELVSEKARAAVLAAIAELNYVPNSVARGLVTSRTNSVALVIPESESRLGSEPYFSAVIRGVSTALAETRTQLQLVLVRDQAERDQLTESVAERRVDGVLLVSVHEHDPLPGLLEDMGLPTVLAGRRSPDESLSHVHSDNTGGAAAAVNHLLARGRRTVATISGPLDMDVARSRLQGWREALEKAGHQATDRLVASADFTEEGGAAAMRSLLERAPELDALFVASDVMAAGALAELRRQGRAVPGDVAVVGFDDSIIARHTNPPLSTVRQPVEEIGAMIGRILLEEIGDPERPRRRVTLPTELVVRESS, encoded by the coding sequence ATGGGGGAGAGGCAACGCCCGACCATCATTACCGTGGCCGCGCGCGCCGGTGTCGGACGCACCACGGTTTCACGAGTCATCAACGGCTCCGAGCTCGTCAGCGAGAAGGCGAGGGCCGCCGTGCTCGCCGCCATCGCCGAACTCAACTACGTCCCGAACTCGGTCGCCCGGGGACTGGTGACGAGCCGGACGAACTCCGTGGCCCTGGTGATCCCCGAGTCGGAGAGCAGACTCGGCTCCGAGCCCTACTTCTCGGCGGTCATCCGCGGTGTCAGCACCGCCCTCGCGGAGACCCGCACCCAGCTCCAACTGGTGCTTGTCCGCGACCAGGCCGAGCGGGACCAGCTCACCGAGTCCGTCGCGGAACGGCGTGTCGACGGGGTGCTCCTGGTCTCCGTGCACGAGCACGACCCGCTGCCGGGGCTGCTCGAGGACATGGGCCTGCCCACGGTGCTCGCCGGACGCCGTTCCCCCGACGAGTCGCTCAGCCACGTGCACTCCGACAACACGGGTGGAGCCGCGGCGGCCGTCAACCACCTCCTCGCGCGGGGCCGGCGCACCGTCGCCACCATCAGCGGACCGCTCGACATGGACGTAGCCCGCAGCAGACTCCAGGGCTGGCGCGAGGCGCTCGAGAAGGCGGGCCACCAGGCCACGGACCGACTCGTGGCCTCGGCCGACTTCACCGAGGAGGGCGGCGCGGCGGCGATGCGTTCACTCCTTGAACGGGCCCCCGAGCTCGACGCCTTGTTCGTCGCCTCGGACGTCATGGCCGCGGGGGCTCTGGCGGAGCTGCGCAGGCAGGGGAGGGCTGTCCCCGGCGACGTGGCCGTGGTCGGATTCGACGACTCCATCATTGCCCGGCACACCAATCCGCCCCTCAGCACCGTGCGTCAGCCCGTCGAGGAGATCGGCGCCATGATCGGACGCATCCTTCTGGAAGAGATCGGGGATCCCGAGAGGCCGCGTCGGCGCGTCACGCTTCCCACTGAGCTCGTCGTGCGTGAATCGTCTTGA
- a CDS encoding VOC family protein, translating into MKPQPRFTLAATTLDAPDAHELAQFYQGLLGWPMRKEEPGWVEIAPPDGGTGLSFQTEPLFTRPRWPSTRSEQQMMMHLDIEVNDLSSAVEHALVLGATLTDFQPQDDVRVLCDPAGHPFCLFVRTASST; encoded by the coding sequence ATGAAGCCGCAACCCCGTTTCACGCTGGCCGCGACCACCCTTGATGCACCAGACGCCCACGAGTTGGCGCAGTTCTATCAGGGCCTGCTCGGGTGGCCGATGCGGAAGGAGGAACCCGGCTGGGTTGAGATCGCTCCGCCCGATGGCGGTACCGGGCTGTCATTCCAGACAGAGCCACTCTTCACCCGCCCGCGGTGGCCTTCCACACGGTCCGAGCAGCAGATGATGATGCATCTGGACATCGAGGTGAACGATCTTTCATCAGCCGTCGAGCATGCTCTGGTCCTGGGGGCGACGTTGACGGACTTCCAGCCTCAGGATGATGTGCGCGTCCTGTGCGACCCGGCGGGCCACCCGTTCTGCCTCTTCGTGCGCACCGCCTCGAGCACCTGA
- a CDS encoding transposase family protein, with translation MVIPLSTPATRGALLVPYPATLDVPHELVEHVAWLLYEHRRARNTRWRRLGCFQQALLALVHLRKNETFAQLGAGFGISESTAWRYVDETLDILSSWAPGLQEALTGLGEGDHVIVDGTLIPTDRIKADEPYYSMKHRKHGMNVQVIAAPDGTPLWFSRATPGRTHDLTSARAHGIVQACLTRQILILADRAYQGAGATVRTPYYHHSEQPAHYQQFNRDHARLRAPGERAFARLKSWRIMRRARCSTRRISRTVQAIHVLLTCDYSG, from the coding sequence GTGGTGATTCCACTCAGCACACCGGCGACCAGAGGAGCCCTGTTGGTTCCGTATCCTGCCACGCTCGACGTCCCGCACGAGCTCGTCGAGCATGTTGCCTGGCTGCTGTACGAACACCGACGCGCACGCAACACCCGTTGGCGCAGACTCGGTTGCTTCCAACAGGCTCTGCTCGCTCTGGTCCACCTGCGTAAGAACGAGACGTTCGCGCAGCTCGGCGCCGGTTTCGGCATATCCGAGAGCACCGCCTGGCGCTACGTCGACGAGACACTGGACATCCTGTCCTCCTGGGCGCCCGGCCTCCAGGAAGCTCTCACCGGTCTCGGCGAGGGCGACCACGTCATCGTTGACGGCACCCTCATCCCTACCGACCGCATCAAGGCGGACGAGCCGTACTACTCGATGAAGCATCGCAAGCACGGCATGAACGTCCAGGTCATCGCAGCCCCGGACGGCACACCGCTATGGTTCTCCCGCGCGACGCCCGGCCGCACCCACGACCTTACCTCCGCCCGCGCCCACGGCATCGTCCAGGCCTGCCTGACCCGGCAGATCCTCATCCTGGCCGACCGCGCCTACCAGGGAGCCGGCGCCACCGTCCGCACCCCCTACTACCACCACAGCGAACAGCCCGCGCACTACCAGCAGTTCAACCGCGACCACGCCCGCCTGCGAGCCCCCGGCGAACGAGCCTTCGCCCGACTCAAGTCCTGGCGCATCATGCGACGAGCACGCTGCTCCACCCGCCGCATCAGCCGCACCGTCCAAGCCATCCACGTACTACTGACCTGCGACTATTCAGGATGA